One genomic segment of Gottschalkia acidurici 9a includes these proteins:
- the ileS gene encoding isoleucine--tRNA ligase yields MEKFKELSNLSVSENEKQISDFWDEIDILNKSIEIREGKTPFVFYEGPPTANGKPGIHHVIARTLKDSVCRYKTMKGYQVKRKAGWDTHGLPVEIEVEKQLNLKDKHEIENYGLDKFNKKCKESVFTYESLWKDMTKRMAYAVDLDNPYITLDNNYIESVWWILNKFFKEGYIYEGHKILPYCSRCGTGLASHEVAQGYEEIKSNTVIAKFKRKDADEYFLAWTTTPWTLASNVSLTVGADLTYIKAKTDEGIFYVEKELAKKVFGDTEYEILEEMKGKDLEYVEYEQLMPFVETDKKAFFITVADYVTNENGTGIVHTAPAFGEDDYNTGRRYDLPVLQPVNEDGKYTATPWEGKFVLDENTDIEIIKWLHGEGKLFKKEKVAHNYPHCWRCKTPLLYYAKPSWYIEMTKLKDQLIENNNTVEWYPDYIGEKRFGNWLENVNDWAISRSRYWGTPLNIWRCECGHLDSVGSRAELVEKSIENIDESIELHRPYVDDIHFKCEKCGGTMTRVKDVIDCWFDSGSMPYAQYHYPFENKELFEQQFPADFICEGIDQTRGWFYSLLAISTFVMGKSPYKRVLVNDLILDKEGKKMSKSRGNTVDPFELFDKYGADALRWYLLYVSPAWTPTKFDEDGLKEVLSKFFGTVKNVYNFFTLYANTDDVDPKDFYVEVKDRPELDRWIISKYNSLLREVERELEIFDLTKVVRKIQDFVNEDLSNWYIRRSRRRFWDPELSTDKKAVYNTTYEILVGISQIIAPFAPYTSEELYKNLTGKESVHLSEYPVVNESLIDAKIEERMDLVRDLVGLGRASRETVRIKVRQPIQKVLIDGKYESLISDLVPLIQEELNVKEVEFTKDLKQYMNFSLKPNFKVAGPVLGSKIKAFGGALAKLDASEIVPKLEAGESVGLDLDGENFEINKDLVMINTSAKEGFNVSMENNLFVILDTTLTQGLLNEGYAREFISKIQQMRKNNGYEMMDNIKIFFDGNDDISNAVEAYKEYIMSETLAVSIERVSDDTLEANNLNGHDTGIKLERV; encoded by the coding sequence ATGGAAAAGTTTAAAGAACTCTCTAACTTATCAGTAAGTGAGAACGAAAAACAAATATCAGATTTCTGGGATGAAATAGATATACTAAATAAAAGTATAGAAATAAGAGAAGGGAAAACTCCATTCGTATTTTATGAAGGACCTCCAACTGCAAATGGTAAGCCGGGAATTCACCATGTTATAGCAAGAACTCTTAAAGACTCAGTATGTAGATACAAGACTATGAAGGGTTATCAAGTAAAAAGAAAAGCAGGATGGGATACACATGGACTTCCAGTAGAAATAGAAGTTGAAAAGCAACTAAATTTAAAAGATAAACATGAGATTGAAAACTATGGTTTAGATAAATTTAATAAAAAATGTAAAGAGTCAGTATTCACATATGAAAGTCTTTGGAAAGATATGACTAAACGTATGGCATATGCTGTAGACCTAGACAATCCATATATAACATTAGACAATAACTATATAGAATCGGTCTGGTGGATATTAAACAAATTCTTTAAAGAAGGATATATATATGAAGGTCATAAAATATTACCATACTGTTCAAGATGTGGAACAGGACTTGCTTCACATGAGGTAGCACAAGGATATGAAGAAATTAAGTCAAATACAGTTATAGCAAAATTCAAAAGAAAAGATGCAGATGAATACTTCTTAGCATGGACAACTACACCTTGGACACTTGCATCAAACGTATCTCTTACTGTGGGAGCTGATTTAACTTATATAAAAGCTAAGACAGATGAAGGTATATTCTATGTAGAAAAAGAACTAGCTAAAAAAGTATTTGGTGATACAGAATATGAAATATTAGAAGAAATGAAAGGTAAAGATTTAGAATATGTAGAGTATGAACAATTAATGCCATTTGTTGAAACAGACAAGAAAGCATTTTTCATAACTGTAGCAGACTATGTAACTAATGAAAATGGTACAGGTATAGTTCATACAGCACCAGCATTTGGGGAAGATGACTATAACACTGGAAGAAGATACGACTTACCAGTACTTCAACCTGTAAATGAAGACGGTAAATATACAGCTACTCCATGGGAAGGAAAGTTTGTATTAGATGAAAATACAGACATAGAGATTATAAAATGGTTACATGGAGAAGGAAAGCTATTTAAGAAAGAAAAAGTAGCTCATAACTATCCACACTGCTGGAGATGTAAAACTCCATTACTATACTATGCTAAACCTAGCTGGTATATAGAGATGACAAAGCTAAAAGATCAGTTAATAGAAAATAATAATACAGTAGAATGGTATCCAGATTATATTGGAGAAAAAAGATTTGGAAACTGGTTAGAAAATGTTAATGACTGGGCAATATCTAGAAGTAGATATTGGGGAACTCCACTGAATATATGGAGATGTGAGTGTGGTCATTTAGATAGTGTAGGTTCAAGAGCAGAATTAGTAGAAAAATCTATAGAGAATATAGATGAGAGCATAGAATTACACAGACCATATGTTGATGATATACATTTCAAATGTGAAAAATGTGGCGGAACAATGACTAGAGTAAAAGATGTTATAGATTGTTGGTTTGACAGTGGATCTATGCCATATGCACAATATCATTATCCATTTGAAAACAAAGAATTGTTTGAACAACAATTCCCAGCAGACTTTATATGTGAGGGAATAGACCAAACGAGAGGATGGTTCTACTCACTACTTGCGATATCAACATTTGTAATGGGTAAATCACCATATAAAAGAGTACTAGTAAATGACCTTATCTTAGACAAAGAAGGAAAGAAGATGTCTAAGTCTAGAGGAAATACAGTGGATCCTTTTGAGTTATTTGATAAATACGGTGCGGATGCTCTAAGATGGTATCTACTATATGTTTCACCAGCATGGACACCAACAAAGTTTGACGAAGATGGACTAAAAGAGGTATTAAGTAAGTTCTTTGGAACAGTTAAAAATGTATATAACTTCTTTACTCTATATGCAAACACAGACGATGTAGATCCTAAAGACTTCTATGTAGAAGTAAAAGATAGACCTGAATTAGATAGATGGATAATATCTAAATACAACAGCCTACTAAGAGAAGTTGAAAGAGAACTTGAAATATTCGATTTAACAAAAGTAGTAAGAAAAATTCAAGACTTTGTAAATGAAGACTTATCTAACTGGTATATCAGAAGATCTAGAAGACGTTTCTGGGATCCAGAGTTAAGTACAGATAAGAAAGCAGTTTATAATACAACTTATGAAATACTAGTTGGAATCTCTCAAATTATAGCTCCATTTGCACCATATACATCAGAAGAGCTATATAAAAACTTAACAGGAAAAGAATCAGTTCACTTAAGTGAATATCCTGTGGTAAATGAAAGTTTAATAGATGCTAAGATAGAAGAAAGAATGGACTTAGTAAGAGACCTAGTTGGACTTGGAAGAGCTTCAAGAGAAACAGTAAGAATAAAAGTACGTCAACCAATCCAAAAAGTATTAATAGATGGAAAATATGAAAGTCTAATATCAGACTTAGTACCACTTATACAAGAAGAGTTAAATGTAAAAGAAGTAGAATTTACTAAGGATCTAAAACAATATATGAACTTTAGTTTAAAACCAAACTTTAAAGTTGCTGGACCAGTTTTAGGATCTAAGATAAAAGCATTTGGTGGAGCACTTGCAAAACTTGATGCATCAGAAATAGTTCCTAAACTAGAAGCTGGAGAAAGTGTAGGTTTAGATCTTGATGGTGAAAACTTTGAAATAAATAAAGATCTAGTAATGATAAACACATCAGCAAAAGAAGGATTTAATGTTTCTATGGAAAACAACTTATTCGTTATACTAGATACAACTTTAACTCAAGGATTATTAAATGAAGGATACGCAAGAGAGTTTATATCTAAAATACAACAAATGAGAAAAAATAACGGATATGAAATGATGGATAATATCAAAATATTCTTTGATGGAAATGATGATATATCTAATGCAGTAGAAGCATACAAAGAATATATAATGAGTGAAACTCTAGCTGTAAGCATAGAAAGAGTATCAGATGATACTTTAGAAGCTAATAATCTAAATGGTCATGATACAGGAATTAAGCTTGAAAGAGTTTAA